From the genome of Malus sylvestris chromosome 13, drMalSylv7.2, whole genome shotgun sequence:
TCTTCCGCAGGCTATCTTTAAGCCTCCAAAAGCAATTCGTGGGGGAATCCCGTTATGCTTTCCGCAGGTATGCACTCCTTTCTGATGGTCTTTCCTGCTTTATTTGATTGTTCATCCTAGTGAAGGGAACTTGTACGTTGTTTATGCAGTTTTCAAATCTTGGTCCTCTTGATGCACATGGATTTGCTAGAAACAGATTTTGGAGCATTGACTCTGATCCATCTCCGTTCCCAACAAATAGTCCCAATAAAGTTTTTATTGACTTGATCCTTAAGCCTactgaagaagatatgaagacCTGGCCTCACAGGTGAATACTGGGAAATatgttgatttattatttgttAAGACATTGGAGGAAGATTCTAATTGGAATCTACATAACTTCTGTTTTTTCGTCAACTTTAACTATAAGGTTTCTTTTACTGGATTTCATGTTCAACTGAAGTTATGAGTTCCGGCTGCGGGTAGCTTTGGGACCTGGAGGAGATCTGACATTGATATCCCGCATCAGGAATACCAACACCGATGGGAAGCCATTCACATTCACATTTGCATATCACACTTACTTTGCTGTTTCAGATATCAGGTTATTCATCCACTTGATCTTGTAAGAAATGCTATTTATTTAGCCTCTAAATAAACCAAACAAGTAAAGGGACTCCAAAATTGATAGCTTTTCATCTCATTTTCTGCCTAAAATACTCTTGAATTTGTGAGCATAGTATAGGTATCATTGTTGTAGGTGTTGGAACTTTTCTTTCACTCCATAAGTGATCAGAGTACGACGCATAAACATATCTCGTCTGTCTATGGTTGACTATGCTGCATTGTGGCAGAATGTGTGACTGAAATAGCATAATAACTTAAAATGTACTTGGTCGCATCATTATGAAAATAACTTTGAAGACAAGCTCAGAAAATGGGTAAAATTAAAGCACTTTTTAACTGATGAGCATGTGATATTCTGCGAACGTAGCCGTACTGGAAGGTGGGCTGGATCGCCTCCTTTTCAGTGAGAGCTAATGCTTGTTGGGTATTTTGTAAAGAGGTTCCATGCAATACAGAGGATACAATTATAAAAGTGTGGTTCGCTCCTTGTATGCTGAATATAGATGCATGTCTATGTTTATGTAAACTCTataaacctaattaaaatatttaaaatgataagattatcccataaaaatttaaaGTTAATCAGATCTTATTAACTGCGAATTGTGCAATATGACAGTCAGAAAAGAAAAACCGTTGTTTACCATCCATGCTTGCCCTCAATTTAAATGCCATATCATGTAATATACAGTTTAAAGGACAACAACAGTTCTGGATGGTATTGAAATTTTCTTTGTGCTTCTGTTCAGTGAAGTTCGCGTAGAAGGATTGGAAACCTTGGATTATCTTGACAACTTGCAGAGCAGGAAACGTTGCACTGAACAGGGCGATGCTATAACATTTGAGTCAGAGGTAAGTTGAAGTCTCTCTCAATTTCTGCGtttattagttttgttaatttttcacTTTATTTTCCTAATAATAATTAGGTGGACAAGATATATCTGAGCACTCCTACAAAGATTGCAATTCTGGATCATGAGAAGAAGAGAACATTTGTAATACGCAAAGATGGTCTTCCAGATGCTGGTTAGGATTAATATGTTCAATCTTTCATATTAGAGTTATTCCTGCTGCAgtctattttctttatttttaaaatttccgGTGTCCTGACTGAAGCTTATAGTGGCTTTATCATAACTAACAAGAGAACAGAGTGAATTGCTCTATCCTATGACTCCCGAGATAACTAGGATTAATGGAGAGAACTCTTGTTCTTTCTTCGTTCTTTTCAAAATAGTAGCCTCATTGGTTTAAATGTTATTGATCTATGATTTGATTAATTTAAAAGTTGATAGTGaagaaaatttttaaatttatcaaCATCCACCGTCTTCAGCCATGTTTTACCTTAAGTCCTACACTATCATATCTTTCCTAAATCTACAACCAGTTTTATTAGGTCTTTATGTTGATTAAGTCACTAATGATCTTCGTTGAATATATCCAAGTTCCACAGCCGGTTCTCTCATTTGATTCTTGGTTAATAGAAGTGAGATGTTTTTTGTTGATAAGAGTTATAATGTGAAATACCTGCCCTCGTAGTGTTTGTTGGAATTGTATTCTGTACTGTATAGTGATTTAAATTTTTTCCCCCATTCAGTTGTATGGAATCCCTGGGATAAGAAGGCGAAGGCTTTGACTGACTTTGGAGATGATGAATACAAGCATATGCTGTGTGTGGAGGCTGCTGCTATTGAGAAACCTATAACATTGAAACCTGGAGAGGAGTGGAGAGGAAGGCAGGAGCTTTCAGCTGTTCCTTCCAGTTACTGCAGCGGGCAACTTGATCCTCGAAAGGTTCTTCAGGGAAGCTGAAAGTTCCATCATTCTGGCCTATACTTTGTACAGGTACGTGTGCCGAGAGTTCAAACTAGTAAATATCTAATCATACATCTGGTGCTGGCCTTTCACTTCACCACGAATTGTCTGATGCATCAAGTAGACCTAACTTGTAAATTCAAAACATAAGCATTACAATGAATTCATACTTGTCTTTCTAAGATGCCTATACTTGTTTTTCGTTGTTTCATTTTTCTGATTGAACTGTTGCTATTTTGCATGATCAGCTCTTGTTTTACTATTTGGTAACAAAAATATTAGCTCGTATGtactgtttttttctttctaatgaaCGAATTGTATCTGCTTCTATTTTTCTCTCCAATGAATTGTTAGTAAGCAAAATGAAGGGGAAATTGACTACTAATAGTTTCTTTTCAAAGGTGGCAGCCAAACCTTTAGGGCTCGGTTGGTACACATGATTAAattggaatggatagcttattAAATTAAAGGTATTTTGAAGGGAGAAATTATAACATTATGACCACCTAGAGGTAGACCTGTAAATAGGTCGGGTTTACTaggtttgggtcgggttcaacccaacccattaagctaacgggtcacccaaaCCCAATCCATTAAGTTAACAGGTCATCCGTTTCaacccgtttcacccgttaaccttttatttttattttttattttttacactcTGTAAGAAAGAAATCTTTCCAATAGAATAAGGTTCAGAGAAATACCAAAAGGAAccacaaaacaaaaaccaactGGGTTCAACGCCACAAATCTATCGAATACATGAGCAGCTCCAAATCCaaaattagcaaaaataaatcTAAATCTGAACTGGGTTCCATTTGTCACATATAATCCAATACATGAGCAGCTCCAAATCCAAAATTAGCAAAAACAAAGATCAAAACCCCAAATTGATGACATGGGTAAGCATTAATTTCATTCCAATCAATAAAATCCACACTTTAAGAagaacccagaaacaaaaacataagGAATCAGatccaaaataacaaaaaacccatattttagagagagggagagagaggattaCCAGGAGCAATCTTGAGGAGGGACAAAAGAGGAGGGCAATCGCAGTTGCAAGAAGGGCAAGAGATTTTAGAATCCCCCAACTTTATGGTATTCTTGAAGATGAGGGAGATAACCAGAGCTAGAAGGGAAGGAGCACACCGATCCGGCGATCCCTCAGAGAGCAACGGCCTGCGTGAGAGAGAGTGGAGAGGGACTGAGGGTTTAGTATTGAAATTACACAAGTCCTCAataacgggtgaaacgggttTCATTGGTTCACTCAAAAtgacccgttaaataacgggttgACCCGTTAACCATCCGACCCGTTTATCACTCACCTGAAAAGTAATTTTAACGGGTCGGATTGAAAATGCCAGGTATACCTAGAGGATAGAAGATGAATTACTCGTGAAGAAACTTATTAACAGAAACTAAAGGGATGTTGATGCATCATTTAGTTTGGAATGTGATTTTGCTTATGGGTAATGGTTATGGAGTAGATTGTTATGGTAGCAGGGGGTTTGGGAATTTGTTCAATCGACTCATATTCTCAGAATAGCTTTTCGAGGATTCGGGAATACAGACGGGTTGGTTTCATGGACGTGAACTGTTAAAATAGATGTTGTCGTTTGTTTTAATTAGTATGATTTCAAATATTGTTGGTGATAGTCTAATAGATCTTTCGTTCTGCAGGTATGTTGTTGCACATGTACATCGGTCGGGACAACAAATTCAGCCCGCTATTTTCGCTCCGAGAATTTTactgtgttgggtgaaatgatcGATTCATGAGTACATATGACTCGATATAATATGTTTTTTAAGtcgataaatttttttttattttttatttttttttttgtttttttgggtgTGGAAGGAAATTAACTCGAGTGGAAATGGTCGGCACTTGGTCCGGTGGATGAGAGTACGTGTTTCTGTTAAACGAAATTTCAGTGAATGTTCTTTTCGATTTTTAGATTCGATTTGATTTGGTTTACGGTAATTCCTTCTTATCTTAAAATAATATGTAGAGTAGTGGCACTGTATGTTTTCTCCTGATAGAAGAgatgaaatttggtaattttcatCCATAAATGATATGCATCTCCTTCTCTATTTACAAAAAATATAGCGAGATGAAATTTGAACATATAGTAGCAAAAAATATGGCAATTTTTGCCAAGATTCATGTGAGGGATAAATCCAAATGATATTTCTGTCAATTAGATCTGGCAGTAGGCCCATGTAGACTTGGTAAATCAGTCCATAACAAGTAACTCGATAACGATTCTTT
Proteins encoded in this window:
- the LOC126596004 gene encoding putative glucose-6-phosphate 1-epimerase, with the translated sequence MSSDKAPNPIAASAALSPTNASSNTTTGGGGPAAVANANVSLHPGVESCKGINGLDKLVLHDPRGSSAEVYLYGAHVTSWKNDHGEELLFVSSKAIFKPPKAIRGGIPLCFPQFSNLGPLDAHGFARNRFWSIDSDPSPFPTNSPNKVFIDLILKPTEEDMKTWPHSYEFRLRVALGPGGDLTLISRIRNTNTDGKPFTFTFAYHTYFAVSDISEVRVEGLETLDYLDNLQSRKRCTEQGDAITFESEVDKIYLSTPTKIAILDHEKKRTFVIRKDGLPDAVVWNPWDKKAKALTDFGDDEYKHMLCVEAAAIEKPITLKPGEEWRGRQELSAVPSSYCSGQLDPRKVLQGS